The following proteins are co-located in the Billgrantia tianxiuensis genome:
- a CDS encoding DMT family transporter: MPLRDLLLGLVIVAIWALNIIVIKLGVAELPPLLLTTLRFILVAALLVPFHPVARHQLPFLVMISATFGTLHFALLFIGLGQAEAGTGALLVQMGTPFATLLAVIFLGERLSAKRLAGLVLSFGGVVVLAGGPSLPSPLPMALLLLSAFGWAVSQLLIKKGPNIAPLALAGWTALFAVPQVALGSWWFEHDHMSAMAAAGWFGWGAVFYTAVMSSIVAYGLWYGLLRRHPVSRLAPLSLLVPAGAVVLGIVLLGEALNAHILIGGAMVLAGVALIVIRFRALFGR, encoded by the coding sequence GTGCCACTGCGCGACCTGCTGCTGGGCCTGGTGATCGTGGCGATCTGGGCCCTGAACATCATCGTCATCAAGCTGGGCGTCGCGGAACTGCCACCGCTACTGCTGACGACCTTGCGCTTCATCCTGGTCGCCGCCCTGCTGGTGCCCTTTCATCCCGTGGCGCGTCACCAGTTGCCCTTCCTCGTGATGATCTCGGCAACCTTCGGCACCCTGCACTTCGCCCTACTGTTCATCGGCCTGGGCCAGGCCGAGGCCGGCACCGGCGCGCTGCTGGTGCAGATGGGCACGCCCTTCGCCACCCTGCTGGCGGTGATCTTCCTCGGCGAGCGCCTGAGCGCCAAGCGCCTGGCGGGACTCGTGCTCTCGTTCGGTGGCGTGGTCGTACTGGCCGGCGGACCCAGCCTGCCCTCACCGCTGCCCATGGCCCTGCTGCTGCTCAGCGCCTTCGGCTGGGCGGTGTCGCAGCTATTGATCAAGAAGGGGCCCAATATCGCCCCCCTGGCATTGGCCGGATGGACGGCGCTGTTCGCCGTGCCTCAGGTGGCACTCGGCTCCTGGTGGTTCGAGCACGATCACATGAGCGCCATGGCGGCGGCTGGCTGGTTCGGCTGGGGTGCGGTGTTCTACACCGCCGTGATGTCGTCGATCGTCGCCTACGGCCTGTGGTATGGCCTGCTGCGACGCCACCCGGTGAGCCGCCTGGCGCCGCTGAGCCTGTTGGTGCCAGCGGGCGCCGTGGTACTGGGCATCGTGCTGCTGGGCGAGGCGCTCAACGCCCATATCCTGATCGGCGGCGCCATGGTCCTCGCCGGCGTGGCGCTGATCGTGATCCGCTTCAGAGCCTTATTCGGCCGCTGA
- a CDS encoding DUF192 domain-containing protein: protein MIRDQVLNGGGLASIIVLALLSMAWPWPAAADEPSTLERVPLEIHAGGERYRLAVELARTSAERQKGLMDRDHLDPEAGMLFLYQEPQPPQGGFWMYRTRIPLDIAFLDAEGRITALHTMQPCTSRNPYDCPVTVAGVTYHAALEVNAGFFAARGIEEGACVRWPGRQSACPSAAE, encoded by the coding sequence ATGATCCGTGATCAAGTACTGAATGGCGGCGGGCTGGCGAGCATCATCGTGCTGGCACTGCTGTCCATGGCCTGGCCGTGGCCTGCGGCTGCCGATGAGCCCTCGACGCTCGAGCGTGTGCCGCTGGAGATTCATGCCGGCGGCGAGCGCTACCGGCTGGCAGTGGAGCTGGCGCGCACCTCGGCCGAGCGCCAGAAGGGGTTGATGGATCGCGACCACCTCGACCCGGAGGCCGGCATGTTGTTCCTCTATCAGGAGCCCCAGCCGCCCCAGGGCGGTTTCTGGATGTACCGCACCCGCATCCCGCTGGATATCGCCTTCCTTGACGCCGAGGGGCGGATCACCGCCCTGCATACCATGCAGCCGTGCACATCGCGTAACCCCTACGACTGCCCGGTCACCGTGGCCGGAGTCACCTATCATGCGGCGCTGGAGGTCAATGCCGGCTTCTTCGCGGCGCGCGGCATCGAGGAGGGCGCCTGCGTGCGCTGGCCTGGGCGCCAGAGTGCCTGCCCGTCAGCGGCCGAATAA
- a CDS encoding ABC transporter ATP-binding protein codes for MSERNTGPVPGRELLPASGRLEVAVQQSGPIPLDARFHCDAGEMLALVGPSGSGKTTLLRTIAGLMKPREGRIACGEETWLDTAAGVDRGPQRRRVGLVFQDYALFPHLSARDNIRIALRHLETSQQAERAEHWLARVHLEGLGGRYPAQLSGGQRQRVALARALAREPRALLLDEPFSAVDQVTRRRLQRELSRLREQIRIPILLVTHDLDEAVALADRLCVLHGGRSLQEGDAETLFRRPASAEVARLLDRHNLFEGRVVAATDGRRLQWGPLMLEVAQGLDACTPGQRVSWYLPDSDVVLHRGTRAAEGKRENVVEGVVSEMIVMGGTTTLAVDVEPVGETLRFDISTHAARRSALARGERVQVSLLAAGIHLLPDEPKEMAT; via the coding sequence GTGTCTGAGCGCAACACGGGACCTGTGCCCGGCCGTGAGTTGCTGCCTGCCTCGGGGCGGCTGGAAGTGGCCGTACAGCAGTCCGGCCCCATTCCTCTCGATGCCCGGTTCCACTGCGATGCCGGCGAAATGCTGGCGCTGGTCGGCCCCTCCGGCAGCGGCAAGACCACGCTGCTGCGAACCATTGCCGGGCTGATGAAGCCGCGCGAGGGGCGTATCGCCTGCGGCGAGGAGACCTGGCTCGACACCGCGGCGGGGGTCGATCGTGGGCCGCAGCGGCGGCGCGTAGGCCTGGTGTTCCAGGACTATGCGCTGTTTCCGCATCTGAGTGCCCGCGACAACATACGCATCGCGCTGCGCCATCTAGAGACCTCGCAGCAGGCGGAGCGCGCCGAGCACTGGCTGGCTCGCGTGCACCTGGAGGGGCTGGGTGGGCGCTACCCGGCGCAGCTCTCCGGCGGGCAGCGGCAGCGGGTGGCATTGGCGCGAGCGCTGGCGCGCGAGCCCCGGGCACTGCTGCTCGACGAGCCGTTTTCAGCCGTGGACCAGGTAACCCGCCGCCGGTTGCAGCGCGAACTGTCCCGGCTGCGCGAGCAGATTCGCATTCCCATCCTGCTGGTCACCCACGACCTGGATGAGGCAGTCGCCCTTGCCGACCGGCTCTGCGTACTGCATGGAGGAAGGAGTCTGCAGGAGGGCGATGCCGAGACACTCTTTCGTCGTCCGGCCAGCGCCGAGGTGGCACGGCTGCTGGACCGCCACAACCTGTTCGAGGGGCGGGTGGTAGCGGCCACCGATGGGCGTCGGCTACAGTGGGGACCGCTCATGCTCGAGGTGGCTCAGGGTCTCGATGCCTGTACGCCGGGACAGCGCGTGAGCTGGTACCTGCCCGATTCCGACGTGGTGCTACATCGGGGAACGCGGGCCGCCGAGGGCAAGCGCGAGAATGTCGTCGAGGGTGTGGTGAGCGAAATGATCGTAATGGGAGGCACCACCACGCTGGCGGTGGATGTCGAGCCGGTCGGAGAAACGCTGCGCTTCGATATCTCCACCCATGCCGCCAGGCGCAGTGCCCTGGCTCGCGGTGAAAGGGTGCAGGTCTCGCTGTTGGCGGCCGGTATCCACCTGTTGCCCGACGAACCCAAGGAGATGGCGACATGA
- the modB gene encoding molybdate ABC transporter permease subunit has product MDWTALSVSLQLAVLTCLFLLPLGLWLGRVLAQASFRGKPLCEALVALPLVMPPTVLGFYLMMSFGRDAPFGAFWHRLTGEGLNFTFTGILLASLVANLPFAVQPIQRAFEAVPANLREAAWCCGLSPWQTFLRIELPLVWPGVISALALTFAHTLGEFGVILMVGGAIDGETRTLAIAIYDRVQAFDERGAGIMSAMLLLVSFVTIGVVYGLAGRRRWRRV; this is encoded by the coding sequence ATGGACTGGACGGCGCTCTCGGTCTCGCTGCAGCTGGCGGTGCTGACCTGCCTGTTCCTGCTGCCCTTAGGCCTGTGGCTTGGCCGCGTGCTCGCCCAGGCGAGCTTTCGCGGCAAACCGCTGTGCGAGGCCCTGGTGGCGCTACCGCTGGTGATGCCGCCCACGGTGCTGGGCTTCTACCTGATGATGAGCTTTGGCCGCGACGCTCCCTTCGGAGCATTCTGGCATCGTCTCACCGGCGAGGGACTCAACTTCACTTTCACCGGCATCCTGCTGGCCTCGCTGGTAGCCAACCTGCCGTTCGCCGTGCAGCCGATCCAGCGCGCCTTCGAGGCGGTGCCGGCCAACCTGCGGGAGGCGGCCTGGTGCTGTGGGCTCTCGCCGTGGCAGACCTTCCTGCGCATCGAGTTGCCGCTGGTCTGGCCGGGTGTGATCTCGGCACTGGCGCTGACCTTCGCCCATACCCTGGGCGAGTTCGGGGTGATCCTGATGGTGGGTGGCGCCATCGACGGCGAGACCCGCACCCTGGCCATCGCCATCTACGACCGGGTGCAGGCCTTCGACGAGCGCGGCGCCGGCATCATGTCGGCCATGCTGCTGCTGGTCTCCTTCGTCACCATCGGCGTGGTATACGGCCTGGCGGGCCGCAGGCGGTGGCGTCGTGTCTGA